The genomic DNA AGAGAAACTAATAAATATCCCACACAgtatttaacaaaaaaccctttccaatactttttttttaacgaaaacagaaactcaaaattattattattgtttaaacgctaccgtttgcaaaatattatttcgaatttaCGCACACACAAAGACATACACATTTTGCATCTTTTCGTTtccgaaacaaaatttttacatagCATTTCTAATATCACAACCTAACCTCAATGTTAAACGCAATAATCCTCTCCTAAACACCCAACAACACTACAAAACGTCCAAGTGCAAACACCGATATCCAAAAAACCACCACACAACTCCTCCCTACCCACACAGTACCAACCAGCAAGCAAACACGAAACCAATCCACCCACTGACAaacaaattatagtttttaaatgTTACTAAAGTCCCTGGAAaactaccaaaaaaaaaagtctacCAAATATAAAGTCAGAGCGACACTGTTTCCcagcccacacacacatacaccgtACCTATTTAAACACTAAGCGTAGGGTTAGTTTAAGTTTATTACTTAAGTACCACAATTTTTTTACCCACGAAATTTCCCCCACTTTCACGAACGCGTACACTCAACTATACACTATAACTGTTCCGCTCGCACATTTTCCGTTTAGTAGTGAGCACGCCGCTTAAGTTGCTCACAAACTTGCTCACTTCTTTTCTTCCTGCTCGATTTGGATCTCGACTGCATGTGCTTGCGAagcaaaaaagtcaaaattttgtcTCAAAAACGCTCAGTCTCCCTCAATgtgcatgcatatatttttatctattttatcaAGTCTACAAAACAATCTGTCTCACTCGTTCTTTCTTTCTATTTGTGCACACAAGCTTCAGTAATGAAAGCTTAATGTCTAAATGGCAATCAATGTCGCTAGACAAGAGTTCTACTATCACGCCTACTTTTCTTACCGTAAATCTCCCACTCTCAAATCATGTATATGTACTCGTGTAAGAGGAAAAgtataaatagaataaaaatatttttttttttacaacaaagCAATCACTAGCAACCAAGAAAACCCGTCTCTCTATCTCAcgatctctctctctctttcggCCACTTCAAATTCCATTTTAGACACCGAACAATGCACATCAGACGTCGAATGTCCCAGTGAGAAATCATGCCTGCAAGGACACTGCATTGATCCTTGTTCGGTGCGTGGCGTTTGTGGTGCAAATGCGCTTTGCAAAAGCGTACTACACCGACCGCGTTGCTCTTGCCCCAGTTGCTATATCGGACGACCCGAAGTCGAATGCAAGCCGGATCCCAAATGCACCGACGGCACAACGCTGCAACCGCGTGACCCACAACAGCAAATACCTTGCGCACAGGACAACGATTGTCCCGACAATCTGCAGTGCAGTCACTATGGCCAGTGCACCGATCCATGTCAGAATCCGCTATTCATATGCGGCGGCAGTAAGAAGTGTGAGACACGCCGTCATCAACCGGTATGCGTGTGCAAATCCGGCTTCATTGTGAATGAATATGGTGAATTGACGTGCGCACCCGAGAAGCGTGAATGCTATCGCGATGATGATTGTGCCTCGAATATGGCTTGTAGTGAGGGCAAATGTCGCAGTCCATGCGTTGTGCCCGTGGGTCGTCAACCAATTTGTGCGGAGAATAAATCCTGTGAGGTGCAGGATCACAAGCCAGTTTGTATTTGTATGAAGGATTGTCAGCCGTCGATATCGATTTGTCTACGCGATGCGGGCTGTCCGTCAGGTTTGGCGTGCCGCTCGTATCAGTGCGTCAATCCGTGCGACTTTGCAACGTGCGCACCCAACTCGCCATGCATCGTCGAGGATCATAAGCCGATATGTAAATTCTGCCCGCCCGGATTTATAGCCGATGCCAAGAATGGATGTCAAAAAGGTAAAGCAATCGTCTAGAGTTGTATAAGTGTGAAAAAACTACTACTACcaaatatcaaaaacaaaaaaaattacaaaaaaatgcaaaaaaaaaaaaaacaatataaaaaccaTGTGCTCACTGTCTCATGCTCTCTCCAATACTCTTACAATTTCCGCTCATATTAATGCCACACATGCCGTGCGCGCTCTCTCACCCACACATATATGCACGTTTGGTGTGCACTCGACGGATGCGCGGTGCCTCCTACTGCAACcaactaatttttgttttaacgaAATGCTTCCCATGAACGCTTCACAGCGCTTACAATCAGAAAGAAACAGCCATATTTCTACTGCTTAACAGTGAGAACTCAAGCgtttttttaacgaaatttattttaaatttttttcgccaAAAATAATGCTTTAAACCAGTAATAAAGCCCACGGCAGTTTCAGTTTAACGTAAAATGCAAAAGCTTTGCAGCATTATTTCTTGAAAGCGAAAACTCGCTTACCACAAATcgagtaaataattaaatacttgtaacataagaaaaacaaaaacaacatttgtCTTTCACTGAAAACTTGAACTTCATAAGTTTTTCGTAACTCCAAAAGCTAACCAACAGTAAAATCCTCTACACATTCACACACGCTCATGCCACAGttcaattaatgaattaattattttaaaaaccaacaacaacaataaaaacaacaattaatcAATGCAATAAACAGCAAATTAatccaaaattaatatttcgatggaaaatttttgaagtaatcaattaaaaatttttggttttgtaaCATAAAATAGTCGAAAGTATTACTAACGGTTTACCAGTGTAGCTAACTAATTGTAAAAAAGTACAAAGTaactgtaaattttaaatataatatattaaaacccAAAACTTACTACCTCAAGCAACGTaaaaccaaatataatatttagatacatatatatatacatatatgtatatatacatataaatataaaactaatacATGAACCCCTGATATATCCCGCtccttaaaaagtaaaataagtaCCCCCACTACTAGTCAATTGGTACCTGAATTAGCCTATAGCAAcccctatgtatatattttacctTCTACCCTCACAGAAAAAGagaacaaaaaacacaaatcccaaaaattaattataaatttacttactgacaattgtatatatatttttttatatctaacatattttttatcttatcaacatgtaaaaaatttactctACGCCACAATGTACAAAACAAATTCTACATTCtctatttaaaacaaaacaaaaaaaaacattaataaaattgtaaaaaccatcaaaaacaaattacaacCACAAAAACTCGTGCAGCCATAACAACTTCTACGCCTGCTACAACTGCGTCTGCAACTCCATCCTCGCCTCCGTCACCGGCTGGTGCCAACTGTACACATGATGTCGACTGCGACGAAACGCTACAGTGCAGCAGCACGCTCGGGCAATGCGTTGATCCTTGCACAGTCGTGTGTGCCGAGTCTGCATTGTGTATTGTGAAAGCACATCGCGTTGCCACATGTATCTGCGCTGATAGTTTTATTGGCAATACCACCGTCAAATGCATTCCCATACTCTTTGAAATACCCACGACTGTTGAGACTACAACAAAACCCATAATGTACGACCGCAAGGACACGACTGCCACAACTGTTAAGTATACCACCACGTATATAGGCAATCAAACAGAAATGCGTACCCATTATACAGATATTGTAGCCGAAACTGAGACAGAATCTTATGACAGTACGACACAAGCGACAGCATTTAGTACGACCACCCAACCATCTGACACAGGACCTACCACAACAGAGGTAACACCGAAAGTCGCTACAAAAACACCCGAAGGTGAAACAAAATTAACTCCGACACCTGCCTCAATAACCGAAATTCCCACAAAAGAAACCACTGCGGGATATACCACAGTCCCAGGTCTAGAAAAAGCGACACCTGAAGGAGAAACAAGATTTACTCCCACACCTGCCTCAATTACCGAAGTTCCTTCAAATGAAACCACTGCGGGATATACCACAAGCCTGGGTGTAAGAACCACAACACCTATATCTACAACAATATCTAAAGGTGAAGAAAGATTTACCTCCACACGTCGTCCGATCACCGATACTTCTGCGCCGGAAACCACTGCAGGATATACCACAGTCGCGCGTGTAAAAACCACCACACCTGAATCTACAACAATATCTGAAGGTGAAGAAAGATTTACATCCACACGTCATCCGCTCACTGAGACTCCTGCGCCTGAAACCACTGCGGGCTATACCACAGTTCCAGGTCTAGGAAAAACGCCacctaaaataataacaacacctGAAGAAGAAACAAGATTAACTCCCACACCTGCCACAGATTCTGAAGTTACTTCAAAGGAAACTATTGTGGGATATACCACAGTCCCGGGTGTAAGAATAACGACACCTGAATCTACAACAATATTTGAAGGCGAAGAAAGATTTACCTCCACACGTCGTCCGATCACTGGTACTCCTGCGCCGGAAACCACTGTGGGAGATACCACCATCCCGGGTGTAAGACACACCACACCTGAATCTACTACAATATCTGAAGGTGAAGAAAGATTTACCTCCACACGTCGTCCGATCACTGAGACGACTGCGCAGGAAACCACTGCGGGATATACAACAGTCCCAGGTGTAAGACTCACCACACCTGAATCTACAACAATATCAGAAGGTGAAGAAAGATTTACCTCCACACGTCGCCCGATCACTGATACTCCTGCGCCGGAAACCACTGTGGGATATACCACCGTCCCTGGTGTAAGAACCACCACACCTGAATCTACAACAATATCTGAAGGTGAAAAAAGATTTACCTCCACACGTCGCCCAATCACTGATACTCCTGCGCCGGAAACCACTGTGGGAGATACCACCGTCCCGGGTGTAAGACACACCACACCTGAATCTACAACAATATCTGAAGGTGAAGAAAGATTTACCTCCACACGTCGTCCGATCGCTGAGACGCCTGCGCAGGAAACCACTACGGGATATACCACAGTCCCAGGTGTAAGACTCTCCACACCTGAATCTACAACAATATCTGAAGGTGAAGAAAGATTTACCTCCACACGTCGTCCGATCACTGAGACGACTGCGCAGGAAACCACTGCGGGATATACAACAGTCCCTGGTGTAAGAACCACCACACCTGAATCTACAACAATATCTGAAGGTGAAAAAAGATTTACCTCCACACGTCGCCCAATCACTGATACTCCTGCGCCGGAAACCACTGCGGGATATACCACAGTCCCAGGTGTAAGAACCACCACACCTGAATCTACAACAATATCTGAAGGTGAAAAAAGATTTACCTCCACACGTCGCCCAATCACTGATACTCCTGCGCCGGAAACCACTGTGGGAGATACCACCATCCCGGGTGTAAGACACACCACACCTGAATCTACAACAATATCTGAAGGTGAAAAAAGATTAACCTCCACACGTCGTCCGATCACTGAGACGCCTGCGCAGGAAACCACTGCGGGATATACAACAGTCCCAGGTGTAAGACTCACCACACCTGAATCTACAACAATATCAGAAGGTGAAGAAAGATTTACCTCCACACGTCGCCCGATCACTGATACTCCTGCGCCGAAAACCACTGTGGGATATACCACCGTCCCTGGTGTAAGAACCACCACACCTGAATCTACAACAATATCTGAAGGTGAAAAAAGATTTACCTCCACACGTCGCCCAATCACTGATACTCCTGCGCCGGAAACCACTGTGGGAGATACCACCGTCCCGGGTGTAAGACACACCACACCTGAATCTACAACAATATCTGAAGGTGAAGAAAGATTTACCTCCACACGTCGTCCGATCGCTGAGACGCCTGCGCAGGAAACCACTGCGGGATATACCACAGTCCCAGGTGTAAGACTCTCCACACCTGAATCTACAACAATATCTGAAGGTGAAGAAAGATTTACCTCCACACGTCGCCCAATCACTGATACTCCTGCGCCGGAAACCACTGTGGGAGATACCACCATCCCGGGTGTAAGACACACCACACCTGAATCTACAACAATATCTGAAGGTGAAAAAAGATTAACCTCCACACGTCGTCCGATCACTGAGACGCCTGCGCAGGAAACCACTGCGGGATATACAACAGTCCCAGGTGTAAGACTCACCACACCTGAATCTACAACAATATCAGAAGGTGAAGAAAGATTTATCTCCACACGTCGCCCGATCACTGATACTCCTGCGCCGAAAACCACTGTGGGATATACCACCGTCCCTGGTGTAAGAACCACAACACCTGAATCTACAACAATATCTGAAGGTGAAAAAAGATTTACCTCCACACGTCGCCCAATCACTGATACTCCTGCGCCGGAAACCACTGTGGGAGATACCACCGTCCCGGGTGTAAGACACACCACACCTGAATCTACAACAATATCTGAAGGTGAAGAAAGATTTACCTCCACACGTCGTCCGATCGCTGAGACGCCTGCGCAGGAAACCACTGCGGGATATACCACAGTCCCAGGTGTAAGACTCTCCACACCTGAATCTACAACAATATCTGAAGGTGAAGAAAGATTTACCTCCACACGTCGCCCAATCACTGATACTCCTGCGCCGGAAACCACTGCGGGATATACCACAGTCCCAGGTGTAAGACTCTCCACGCCTGAATCTACAACAATATCTGAAGGTGAAGAAAGATTTACCTCCACACGTCGCCCGATCACTGATACTCCTGCGCCGGAAACCACTGTGGGATATACTACACCCCCGGGTGTAAGAACCACCTCACCTGAATCTACAACCCTATCTGAAGGTGAAGAAAGATTTACCTCCACACGTCGTCCGATCACTGATATGCCTGCGCAGGAAACCACTGTGGGAGATACCACCGTCCCGGGTGTAAGACACACCACACCTGAATCTACTACAATATCTGAAGGTGAAGAAAGATTTACCTCCACACGTCGTCCGATCACTGAGACGACTGCGCAGGAAACCACTGCGGGATATACAACAGTCCCAGGTGTAAGACTCACCACACCTGAATCTACAACAATATCAGAAGGTGAAGAAAGATTTACCTCCACACGTCGCCCGATCACTGATACTCCTGCGCCGAAAACCACTGTGGGATATACCACCGTCCCTGGTGTAAGAACCACCACACCTGAATCTACAACAATATCTGAAGGTGAAAAAAGATTTACCTCCACACGTCGCCCAATCACTGATACTCCTGCGCCGGAAACCACTGTGGGAGATACCACCGTCCCGGGTGAAAGACACACCACACCTGAATCTACAACAATATCTGAAGGTGAAGAAAGATTTACCTCCACACGTCGTCCGATCGCTGAGACGCCTGCGCAGGAAACCACTGCGGGATATACCACAGTCCCAGGTGTAAGACTCTCCACACCTGAATCTACAACAATATTCGAAGGTGAAGAAAGATATACCTCCACACGTCGCCCGATCACTGATACTTCTGCGCAGCAAACCACTGCGGGATACACCACAGGCCCGGGTGTGAGACTTACCACACCTGAATCTACAACAATATTCGAAGGTGAAGAAAGATATACCTCCACACGTCGCCCGATCACTGATACTCCTGCGCCGGAAACCACTGCGGGATATACTACACCCCCGGGTGTAAGAACCACCTCACCTGAATCTACAACAATGTCTGAAGGTGAAGAAAGATTAACCTCCACACGTCGTCCGATCACTGATATGCCTGCGAAGGAAACCACTGCAGGATATACCACAGTCCCGGGTGTGAGACTTACCACACCTGAATCTACAACAATATTCGAAGGTGAAGAAAGATATACCTCCACACGTCGCCCGATCACTGATACTCCTGCGCCGGAAACCACTGCGGGATATACGACAGGCGCGGGTGTAAGAACCACTTCACCTGAATCCACAACAATATCTGAAGGTGAAGAAAGATTAACCTCCACACGTCGTCCGATCACTGATATGCCTGCGAAGGAAACCACTGCAGGATATACCACAGTCCCGGGTGTGAGACTTACCACACCTGAATCTACAACAATATTCGAAGGTGAAGAAAGATATACCTCCACACGTCGCCCGATCACTGATACTCCTGCGCCGGAAACCACTGCGGGATATACTACACCCCCGGGTGTAAGAACCACCTCACCTGAATCTACAACAATGTCTGAAGGTGAAGAAAGATTAACCTCCACACGTCGTCCGATCACTGATATGCCTGCGAAGGAAACCACTGCAGGATATACCACAGTCCCGGGTGTGAGACTTACCACACCTGAATCTACAACAATATTCGAAGGTAAAGAAAGATATACCTCCACACGTCGCCCGATCACTGATACTCCTGCGCCGGAAACCACTGCGGGATATACGACAGGCGCGGGTGTAAGAACCACTTCACCTGAATCCACAACAATATCTGAAGGTGAAGAAAGATTAACCTCCACACGTCGTCCGATCACTGATATGCCTGCGCAGGAAACCAGTGCAGGATATACCACAGTCCCGGGTGTGAGACTTACCACACCTGAATCTACAACAATATTCGAAGGTGAAGAAAGATATACCTCCACACGTCGCCCGATCACTGATACTCCTGCGCCGCAAACCACTGCGGGATACACCACAGGCCCGGGTGTAAGAACCACCTCACCTGAATCTACAACAATGTCTGAAGGTGAAGAAAGATTAACCTCCACACGTCGTCCGATCACTGAGACGCCTGCGCAGGAAACCACTGCAGGATATACCACAGTCCCAGGTGTAAGACTCACCACAcctaaaattacaacaacgtcTGAAGAAGAAACAAGATTTACTCCCACACCTGCCTCAATTACCGAAGTTCCTTCAACAGAAACCCCTGTAGGATATACCACAGTCCCAGGTGTAAGAATAACGACACCTGAATCTACAACAATATCTAAAGGTGAAGAAAGGTTTACCTCAACCACCTCGGGATATACCACAGTCCCAGGTGTACGAATCACAACACCTGAA from Bactrocera oleae isolate idBacOlea1 chromosome 3, idBacOlea1, whole genome shotgun sequence includes the following:
- the LOC138856399 gene encoding mucin-2-like, producing CKNHQKQITTTKTRAAITTSTPATTASATPSSPPSPAGANCTHDVDCDETLQCSSTLGQCVDPCTVVCAESALCIVKAHRVATCICADSFIGNTTVKCIPILFEIPTTVETTTKPIMYDRKDTTATTVKYTTTYIGNQTEMRTHYTDIVAETETESYDSTTQATAFSTTTQPSDTGPTTTEVTPKVATKTPEGETKLTPTPASITEIPTKETTAGYTTVPGLEKATPEGETRFTPTPASITEVPSNETTAGYTTSLGVRTTTPISTTISKGEERFTSTRRPITDTSAPETTAGYTTVARVKTTTPESTTISEGEERFTSTRHPLTETPAPETTAGYTTVPGLGKTPPKIITTPEEETRLTPTPATDSEVTSKETIVGYTTVPGVRITTPESTTIFEGEERFTSTRRPITGTPAPETTVGDTTIPGVRHTTPESTTISEGEERFTSTRRPITETTAQETTAGYTTVPGVRLTTPESTTISEGEERFTSTRRPITDTPAPETTVGYTTVPGVRTTTPESTTISEGEKRFTSTRRPITDTPAPETTVGDTTVPGVRHTTPESTTISEGEERFTSTRRPIAETPAQETTTGYTTVPGVRLSTPESTTISEGEERFTSTRRPITETTAQETTAGYTTVPGVRTTTPESTTISEGEKRFTSTRRPITDTPAPETTAGYTTVPGVRTTTPESTTISEGEKRFTSTRRPITDTPAPETTVGDTTIPGVRHTTPESTTISEGEKRLTSTRRPITETPAQETTAGYTTVPGVRLTTPESTTISEGEERFTSTRRPITDTPAPKTTVGYTTVPGVRTTTPESTTISEGEKRFTSTRRPITDTPAPETTVGDTTVPGVRHTTPESTTISEGEERFTSTRRPIAETPAQETTAGYTTVPGVRLSTPESTTISEGEERFTSTRRPITDTPAPETTVGDTTIPGVRHTTPESTTISEGEKRLTSTRRPITETPAQETTAGYTTVPGVRLTTPESTTISEGEERFISTRRPITDTPAPKTTVGYTTVPGVRTTTPESTTISEGEKRFTSTRRPITDTPAPETTVGDTTVPGVRHTTPESTTISEGEERFTSTRRPIAETPAQETTAGYTTVPGVRLSTPESTTISEGEERFTSTRRPITDTPAPETTAGYTTVPGVRLSTPESTTISEGEERFTSTRRPITDTPAPETTVGYTTPPGVRTTSPESTTLSEGEERFTSTRRPITDMPAQETTVGDTTVPGVRHTTPESTTISEGEERFTSTRRPITETTAQETTAGYTTVPGVRLTTPESTTISEGEERFTSTRRPITDTPAPKTTVGYTTVPGVRTTTPESTTISEGEKRFTSTRRPITDTPAPETTVGDTTVPGERHTTPESTTISEGEERFTSTRRPIAETPAQETTAGYTTVPGVRLSTPESTTIFEGEERYTSTRRPITDTSAQQTTAGYTTGPGVRLTTPESTTIFEGEERYTSTRRPITDTPAPETTAGYTTPPGVRTTSPESTTMSEGEERLTSTRRPITDMPAKETTAGYTTVPGVRLTTPESTTIFEGEERYTSTRRPITDTPAPETTAGYTTGAGVRTTSPESTTISEGEERLTSTRRPITDMPAKETTAGYTTVPGVRLTTPESTTIFEGEERYTSTRRPITDTPAPETTAGYTTPPGVRTTSPESTTMSEGEERLTSTRRPITDMPAKETTAGYTTVPGVRLTTPESTTIFEGKERYTSTRRPITDTPAPETTAGYTTGAGVRTTSPESTTISEGEERLTSTRRPITDMPAQETSAGYTTVPGVRLTTPESTTIFEGEERYTSTRRPITDTPAPQTTAGYTTGPGVRTTSPESTTMSEGEERLTSTRRPITETPAQETTAGYTTVPGVRLTTPKITTTSEEETRFTPTPASITEVPSTETPVGYTTVPGVRITTPESTTISKGEERFTSTTSGYTTVPGVRITTPESTTIAEGVERYTSTRRPITDTPAPETTAGYTTVPGLRMTTPESTTISEGEERYTSTRRPITDTPAPQTTAGYTTGPGVRTTSPESTTMTEGEERLTSTRRPITETPAQETTAGYTTVPGVRLTTPKITTTSEEETRFTPTPASITEVPSTETPVGYTTVPGERTTTPEFTTISVGEERFTSTRPPIIETPAQETTSGYTTVPGVRLTTPKVTTTSEEETRFTITPASITEVPSKETTVEYTTVPGVRITTPQSTTISEGEERFTSTRRPITETPAQETTAGYTTVPGVRLTTPKITTTSEEETRFTPTPASITTVPSKETTVEYTTVPGVRITTPQSTTISEGEERFPSTRRPITDTAAGYTTVPGVRITTLESTTISEGVERFTSTRRPITDTPAPETTAGYTTVPGVRITTPEYTTISEGEERFASTRRPITDTPAPETTAGYTTVPGVRITTPEYTTISEGEERFTSTRRPITETPAQETTSGYTTVQGIRITTPESTTLSEGEERFTSTRRPITDTPAPETIAGYTTVPGVRITTPKSTTISEGVERFTSTRRPITDTPAPETTAGYTTVLGARITTPEYTTISEDEERFTSTRRPITETPAQETTSGYTTVQGVRITTPESTTLSEGEERFTSTRRPITEMAAQETTSGYTTVPGVRITTLESTTIAEGVERFTSTRRPITDTPVPETTAGYTTVPGLRITTSQSTTISEGEERFTFTSRPITDTSVGYTTVPGERITTPESTTISEGVERFTSTRRPITDTPAPETTAGYTTVPGVRITTPEYTTISEGEERFTSTRRPITQTTAQETTAGYTTVLGRGKTTPEITTTPEEETRLTPTPASITEVPSKETPVGYTTVPGVGTTTPESTTISEGEERFTSTRRPITGTPEPQTTAGHTTVPGVRITTPESTTISQGEERFTSTRRPITDTPAPETTAGYTTVPGERITTLESTTISEGVERFTSTRRPITETPAQETTSGYTTVQGVRITPPVSTTISEGEERFSSTRRPSTETPAQETTSGYTTVQGVRITTPESTTLSEGEERFTSTRLPITQTTAQETTAGYTTVLGRGKTTPEITTTPEEETRFTPTPASITEVPSKETPVGYTTVPGVKTTTPESTTLSEGEERFTSTRRPITETPAQETTSGYTTVPGVRITTPEYTTIFEGEERFTSTRHPITDTPAPETTAGYTTVPGVRITTPESTTISEGEERFTSTRRPITDIPAPETTVGYTTVPGVRITTPVSTTISEGEERFTSTRRPITDTPAPETTAGYTTVPGVRITTPESTTISEGEERFTSTRRPITDTPPPETTAGYTTVPGVRLTTPESTTITEDEERFSSTRRPITDTPAPETTAGYTTVPGVRITTPESTTISEGEERFTPTPASITEVPSKETPVGYTTVPGVKTTTPESTTISVGEERFTSTRRPITDTPSPEATAGNTTVPGVRITTPQSTTISEGEERFTSTRRPITGTPAPETTAGHTTVPGVRITTPESTTISEGEERFTSTRRPITDTPAPESTAGYTTVPGERITTLESTTISEGVERFTSTRRPITETPAQETTSGYTTVQGVRITTPESTTISEGEERFTSTRRPIADTSAPETTAGYTTVPGVRITTPESTTISEGEERFSSTRRPITDTPAPETTAGYTTVPGVRITTPESTTISEGEERFTSTRRPITDTPAPETTAGYTTVPDVRITTPESTKISEVEERTTPTRHPVIEIAATSGYVTEFTAVETTAEYSGLPDVNITATTPQTTAANYTTSELIKISRQLQKFC